A single genomic interval of Flavobacterium sp. N2820 harbors:
- a CDS encoding TraB/GumN family protein codes for MKKYCFLSVLFFTSLLFAQEKKYQSLLWEISGNGLQKKSYVYGSMHVSDKISYHLSDAFFTHLQKADIVANESEPRTWTSLFDMFSFYNQYTNNGSFYTNFYINPIEKDDLYSLFRNSNYNLVSLLTRTNETNKEYQEETYLDMFIYRTGRKYNKKTVGLEDVKSSTINIMRAQANMDQKEVDKNRQAILKILKNKSYNEALTDFYREKDLDMIDSLSILSSPQSYLKAMLFDRNVEMVKNMDSIMKTGSLFSAIGAAHLPGDKGVIELLRKKGYTVKPIFDAYTDKGKSAKKQIEEYFIKPELTTKTTADGVISLPLFEIVLENGEDLESPDLANGGFINVKRNLLKDFLNKNNKPFNPKTLDSLFYENIPGEILEKKAYQEKNYWVYDIKNKTKTGNAQRYRYYITPLEIITVIMGGEGDYVRKFEDEIFSKITLKESTENWETIKPRKGNFEIQFPSYFAYKGNKANEKDNTDMAIFGVANNQKTHYFLIEKTLQEIDDLENSEYELKRIHKEFYNQHDIDSTHTKFDKQRFEFTSQSKFEDKEIALKSVLKGNKYYLLGAINATKDDTKKFFQSFQIQPSISNEKYKTFSDSITNFSIEIPEKQNEHLDFAVDKDYTIGQKKKNHFVSKSKNYQFLGSNGSFVELSYYKYHKYESEKSMDSIWKNYKARITKKGKQTDSVDEEIIEISDEVSEEIETEFDNYHISNWNELLFGIKKDSELTIISEKTTVDNGTNSHVYEAMVSKENSNQATKHKLVFNNGRIYELKTLVDKNYKNDDAFVEKTFNSFQVTSEAGENVFENKVDLFLNDVRSKHDSIRYSALKSIHYLKLEEKDLPKIKTFINTFKFNDDETEILGDLYEKIGRIKSDNTIDYLEKVYKKENVNTVIQFAVLRALSSQKTKNGYLKIKELLEYDLPISDNEYEISGLFEYFEDDLENSQVLFPEIFQYYSIKEYHEPIVSFTYKLVQANLGNSKKLKSYKKMILTNAKLEFKRLSSWKNKQNIKDKDEENYYEEDDYAPISDFMSYAHILYPFKNEKEIQQLFEKSSNLNIDELDIALAELELEKSKSIEEKTINKVITNPKSQFIGYLMLNHAKQKEHFEKIDAKDIAASAIVYAEEIDSKKDSLAFYETKEIKFNSKKIIYYFFKRINIEEDSYQTNKSQLTGIAFITEGSTPNIKGYYKLTSKTYLEEKDINSLQNAMIDESLNDNHPRVSYGKLKDQINSYGNDYDDEY; via the coding sequence TTGAAAAAATATTGCTTCCTTTCTGTTCTGTTCTTTACATCTCTACTTTTTGCCCAAGAAAAAAAATACCAAAGTTTACTGTGGGAAATTAGCGGCAATGGTTTACAAAAAAAATCATATGTTTATGGCTCGATGCATGTAAGTGATAAAATTTCGTATCACTTATCCGATGCCTTTTTTACTCACCTTCAGAAAGCGGACATCGTTGCTAATGAAAGCGAACCAAGAACTTGGACTTCACTTTTTGACATGTTTAGCTTTTATAACCAATACACCAATAACGGCTCTTTCTATACAAACTTCTATATCAATCCAATTGAAAAAGATGATTTATATTCCCTTTTTAGAAACAGCAACTACAATTTAGTGAGTCTGCTAACTCGTACAAATGAAACAAACAAAGAATACCAAGAAGAAACGTATTTAGACATGTTTATTTACCGAACAGGTAGAAAATATAATAAAAAAACTGTAGGCTTAGAGGATGTTAAAAGCTCAACAATCAACATTATGCGAGCTCAAGCAAACATGGATCAAAAAGAAGTGGATAAAAACCGCCAAGCAATTTTAAAAATATTAAAAAATAAATCATACAATGAAGCCTTAACCGATTTTTATCGTGAAAAAGACTTAGATATGATTGACTCACTTTCAATATTGAGTTCTCCACAAAGTTATTTGAAAGCTATGCTTTTTGATCGAAATGTAGAAATGGTTAAAAACATGGACTCAATCATGAAAACCGGGAGTTTGTTTAGTGCAATTGGAGCGGCACATCTGCCAGGTGATAAAGGAGTAATTGAATTGCTTCGCAAAAAAGGATATACCGTAAAACCTATTTTTGATGCGTATACAGACAAAGGAAAATCAGCAAAAAAACAAATTGAAGAATATTTTATCAAACCCGAATTAACAACAAAAACAACAGCTGACGGAGTAATCTCATTACCATTATTTGAAATTGTTTTAGAAAATGGTGAAGATTTAGAATCACCAGATTTAGCAAATGGAGGCTTCATCAATGTAAAACGAAATCTGCTAAAAGATTTTTTAAACAAAAACAATAAACCTTTCAATCCTAAAACGCTTGACAGTTTATTTTATGAAAATATACCGGGTGAAATTTTAGAGAAAAAAGCCTATCAAGAAAAAAATTATTGGGTATACGATATCAAAAATAAAACCAAAACTGGAAATGCTCAACGCTACAGATATTATATCACTCCGCTAGAAATTATTACCGTGATTATGGGTGGTGAAGGCGATTATGTAAGAAAATTTGAGGATGAAATTTTTTCGAAAATAACCTTAAAAGAAAGCACAGAAAATTGGGAAACTATAAAACCTAGAAAAGGGAATTTTGAAATACAATTCCCTAGTTATTTTGCTTATAAGGGTAATAAAGCAAATGAGAAAGACAATACAGATATGGCAATTTTTGGAGTAGCTAATAATCAAAAAACACATTATTTTTTGATTGAAAAAACACTCCAAGAAATTGATGATTTAGAAAATTCAGAATATGAATTAAAACGTATTCATAAAGAATTCTATAACCAACATGATATTGACTCTACACATACAAAATTTGACAAACAGCGCTTTGAATTTACATCACAATCTAAATTTGAAGACAAAGAAATTGCACTTAAATCTGTTTTAAAAGGAAATAAATACTATTTGCTAGGTGCTATTAATGCAACAAAAGATGATACAAAAAAATTCTTTCAATCTTTTCAAATTCAACCTTCAATAAGTAACGAAAAATATAAAACATTTTCAGATTCAATTACAAATTTTAGCATTGAAATTCCTGAAAAACAAAACGAGCATTTAGATTTTGCCGTCGATAAAGATTACACTATTGGTCAAAAAAAGAAAAACCATTTTGTTTCAAAATCAAAAAATTATCAATTTTTAGGCAGTAATGGCTCATTTGTCGAATTGTCATATTACAAATATCATAAATATGAATCGGAGAAAAGTATGGATTCTATTTGGAAAAACTACAAAGCAAGAATCACAAAAAAAGGAAAACAAACCGACTCCGTTGATGAAGAAATTATAGAAATTTCGGACGAAGTATCTGAAGAAATCGAAACTGAATTTGACAACTATCATATATCAAATTGGAATGAACTTTTGTTTGGAATAAAAAAAGACAGTGAACTAACTATTATTTCAGAAAAAACAACCGTTGACAACGGTACAAATTCGCATGTGTATGAAGCTATGGTTTCTAAAGAAAACTCAAATCAAGCCACAAAACACAAATTGGTCTTTAATAATGGGCGAATTTATGAGCTTAAAACATTAGTAGATAAAAATTATAAAAATGATGATGCATTTGTGGAAAAAACGTTCAATTCCTTTCAAGTAACTTCTGAAGCAGGAGAAAATGTTTTCGAAAATAAAGTAGACCTATTTTTAAATGATGTAAGAAGCAAACATGACAGTATTCGCTATTCTGCCTTAAAATCAATTCATTATTTGAAATTAGAAGAAAAAGATTTGCCTAAAATAAAAACCTTTATCAATACCTTCAAATTTAATGATGATGAAACTGAAATTTTAGGGGATTTATATGAAAAAATTGGCCGAATAAAATCTGACAATACGATTGATTATTTAGAGAAAGTTTATAAAAAAGAAAATGTAAATACGGTAATTCAATTTGCAGTTTTAAGAGCTTTGTCTTCTCAAAAAACAAAAAACGGCTACCTTAAAATAAAAGAATTACTTGAATATGATTTGCCAATTTCTGATAATGAATATGAGATTTCGGGCTTGTTTGAATATTTTGAAGACGATTTAGAAAACAGTCAAGTGCTTTTTCCTGAAATTTTTCAATATTACAGCATCAAAGAATATCATGAACCAATTGTGAGTTTTACATACAAATTGGTACAAGCTAATTTAGGCAATTCGAAAAAATTAAAGTCCTACAAAAAAATGATTTTAACGAATGCAAAATTAGAATTTAAACGTTTATCGAGCTGGAAAAACAAACAAAACATCAAAGATAAAGACGAAGAAAATTATTATGAAGAAGACGATTATGCGCCAATTAGTGATTTTATGAGCTATGCTCATATTTTGTATCCGTTTAAAAATGAAAAAGAAATACAACAACTTTTTGAAAAAAGCAGCAACTTAAATATTGATGAATTAGACATCGCTTTAGCCGAACTTGAATTAGAGAAAAGTAAGTCGATTGAAGAAAAAACAATCAATAAAGTGATTACAAATCCAAAATCACAATTTATTGGTTATTTAATGTTAAATCATGCCAAACAAAAAGAACATTTTGAAAAAATAGATGCAAAAGATATTGCTGCATCTGCAATTGTTTATGCAGAGGAAATTGATTCCAAAAAAGATTCACTAGCCTTTTATGAAACTAAAGAAATCAAATTCAATTCAAAAAAAATCATCTATTATTTTTTCAAACGAATAAATATTGAAGAAGATTCTTATCAAACAAATAAATCACAACTCACAGGAATTGCCTTTATAACTGAAGGCTCAACGCCAAACATTAAAGGATATTATAAACTAACTTCTAAAACTTATTTAGAAGAAAAAGATATAAATTCGTTACAAAATGCAATGATTGATGAATCGCTAAACGATAATCATCCAAGAGTTTCCTACGGAAAACTCAAAGATCAAATAAATAGTTATGGAAACGATTATGATGATGAATATTAA
- the tsf gene encoding translation elongation factor Ts — MANITAADVNKLRTITGAGMMDCKKALVEAEGDFDLAIENLRKKGQKVAANRSDRESTEGAAIAVVSADKTAGVAITLNCETDFVGKNESFVKLATDLANQALNYATKEELLASDFNGITVAEKLIEQTGVIGEKIEVGSFERLEGAFVGSYIHAGKIATLVALSANVEGADEAAKNVAMQAAAMNPIALNEAGVDAAIIEKEIEIAKEQLRAEGKPEAMLDNISKGKIQRFYKDNTLVNQDYIKDGSMSVAAYIKSVDANLVVTGFSRVALG; from the coding sequence ATGGCAAATATTACTGCTGCAGACGTAAATAAATTAAGAACTATCACTGGTGCTGGAATGATGGATTGTAAAAAAGCATTAGTGGAAGCAGAAGGAGATTTCGATTTAGCTATCGAAAACTTAAGAAAAAAAGGTCAAAAAGTGGCTGCAAACCGTTCAGATAGAGAATCTACTGAAGGTGCTGCAATTGCTGTTGTTAGCGCAGATAAAACTGCTGGTGTTGCAATTACTTTAAATTGTGAAACTGACTTCGTAGGTAAAAACGAATCTTTCGTTAAATTAGCTACTGATTTAGCTAACCAAGCTTTAAACTATGCTACTAAAGAAGAATTATTAGCTTCTGATTTCAATGGAATTACTGTTGCTGAAAAATTAATTGAGCAAACTGGAGTTATTGGAGAAAAAATTGAAGTAGGTTCTTTTGAAAGATTAGAAGGTGCTTTTGTTGGATCATATATCCACGCTGGTAAAATTGCTACTTTAGTTGCTTTATCTGCAAATGTTGAAGGAGCTGACGAAGCTGCTAAAAACGTTGCAATGCAAGCTGCTGCCATGAACCCAATTGCTTTAAACGAAGCTGGTGTTGATGCTGCAATCATTGAAAAAGAAATTGAAATCGCTAAAGAGCAATTAAGAGCTGAAGGTAAACCAGAGGCAATGTTAGATAACATTTCTAAAGGAAAAATCCAACGTTTTTACAAAGACAACACTTTAGTAAATCAAGATTACATTAAAGATGGTTCTATGAGCGTTGCTGCTTACATCAAATCTGTAGATGCTAACTTAGTAGTTACAGGATTTAGCAGAGTAGCTTTAGGATAA